CAAGAATTTCCGCCGCTTTCCCCAAGTTAATCTTCGCATCGAGATATGCATTCATCACCACCGCTTTGTGCAGCTGCGGATTCTCTTTCCATAGATTCGTTAGAGCCATGTCAACCAATTCCGGTTGAAGTTCGCCAACCTTTTTCAGTTCCTCAACTTCCCATAACATAAACATATGCTACCTCCCTCATGTCCAATAGCAAATCAATAAAGTCTTCAATAAGCTCACCGATGTCATTAACATCATCCATATCTCTCATCCCTGTTGAATATTGCCATCTTTTTTGTTCCATTCGTTATAAGTATACACTAAAGCAAAAAGAAGAAAAACAGATATTTCGTGGCCTACTTTGTGGGATTTGCGCCGCCTCGCGGGAGGACCGCAGTTTTTTCTGGGTTGACGGGCTTCTTGACACTCATGGACAATGCGTATATACTTTTTTTATTCAAGGAGACAGCAACATGCGTATAAAGACGCGACATGCCGTTTTCATAGCTCTCATCCTGATCATTGCCGGTTCGTTCGTTCTCACGGTGGCCGCGGACACGAAGAAGACGAAGAAGATTACAAAACCGACTCCTCCCGCGGCTGCGTCAATCCCTTCCGCACGGAAGATTCACCTGATCGAGATCGACGCTCCCATCACACCCGTGGTTGCCGAGTACATCATCAAATCCATTGACCGCGCGTCAAAAGCCGGGGCCGAGGCGCTCATTATCCAGCTGAACACCCCGGGCGGTCTCGTTGACTCCACCCAGCAGATCGTGATGAAGATGATGGCCTCCGAAGTTCCGACCGTGGTCTATGTGGCGCCAAGCGGCGGTCGGGCCGCTTCTGCCGGCGTGTTCATCACGCTCGCGGCCAACATCGCGGCCATGGCGCCGACCACGCATATCGGCGCGGCCCACCCCGTGCAGATGCAGGGCAAGATGGACGAAACCATGGAGAAGAAGGCCGTGAACGACCTTGCCGCCATGATGCGGGGTATCGCGGAAAAACGGGGCAGGAACGCGAAGTGGGCGGAGGATGCCGTGCGGCAAAGCGTTTCCATCACCGAGACCGAAGCCCTCAAGAACAAGGTTATCGACTTCGTTGCGCCGGACATTGCCTCGCTCGTCAAAGCGATGGACAACAAAACCGTTGACGTGGTCATTGGAAAAAAGACGCTCAAGACCGCTGGCGCCGAAGTGGTAACCATGAAGATGGGGTTCCGCGACAAGCTCCTCGGCATCATCAGCAATCCTAATATCGCCTATATCCTCATGATCCTCGGCTTCTACGGCCTGTACTTCGAGCTCTCGAATCCCGGCGCCATCTTTCCCGGCGTGGCCGGCGCCATCTGCCTGATCCTCGCTTTCTACGCCCTCCAGACCCTGCCGATCAACTACGCGGGACTCATGCTCATCATCTTTGCCATCGCGCTGTTCATCGCCGAGGCTTTCATCACGAGCCACGGGGTCCTTGGCGTCGGCGGGACCATCGCCATGCTGCTCGGTTCGGTCATGCTCATCGACTCTCTTGCCCCGGCGCTCCAGATCTCATGGGCCGTCATCATCCCGGTCGTGGCCATGTCGGCCATCCTGTTCATCGTTACCGTCACGGTCGCTGTCCGCGTGCACCGGGAAAAGACCGATACGGGCCAGGAAGGACTCATCGGGAAGCAGGCGGAGGCGAGATCGGACCTCAATCCAACCGGCCAGGTGTTCGTCCGCGGCGAAAACTGGAACGCGCGAAGCAACGGGTCCGTTCAAAAAGGTGAGAAGGTGAACATCGTCGGCATCGATGGACTTACCCTCATCGTGAAGAAAGCAGAATCCTCTGAAAAATAAAACTTCGCTGATGGAATCGTGAGGGAGTGAGTTATCTTTATATCTCACCAAATCCGCAATTGCGGCCAATAAAGACACCCTAATAAAGGAGGCGTACAATGCAAGTTTACGGGCTTGGATTCATGATTTTCATATTTTTGGGCGGGTTCTTTCTGTTCAACACACTCAAGATCCTGAAACAGTACGAGCGGGGCCTTATCTTCACCCTCGGCAAGGTCAGCCTGGAACACGGCGTGAAGGGACCGGGCCTGATCGTCCTGATCCCGGGCATCCAGAAGATGGTGCGCGTCAGCCTCAGAACCGTGACCATGGACGTCCCGTCGCAGGACGTGATCACCAAGGACAACGTGACCGTGAAAGTGAACGCGGTGGTCTATTTTCGGGTCATTGATCCGCGCAAGGCCATTGTCGAGGTCGAGGATTTCTACTATGCCACATCGCTCATTGCCCAGACCACGCTCCGGAGCATTCTCGGCCAGAATTCCCTCGACGACCTGCTCTCGAACCGTGAAGCCATTAATATCGAGCTCCAGAAGGTGATCGATGAACAGACTGAGCCCTGGGGAGTCAAGGTGTCTACCGTGGAAGTGAAGAATGTGGACCTGCCGGCCGAGATGCAGCGCGCCATCGCGATCCAGGCACAGGCGGAGCGGGAACGCCGGGCCAAGATCATCCATGCCGAAGGCGAACTCCAGGCATCGGCGAAGCTGGGTGAAGCCGCCGCGGTCATCAGCAAGAACCCGATCGCGCTTCAGCTCCGGTACCTCCAGACGCTTACCGAGATCGGCACGGAAAAGAACACGACCATCATATTCCCCCTGCCGATCGATATTTTTACGGCGTTCCAGAAGCTGGTGGACAAAAAGGATTAGCAGGCTGTTGAAAAACGCTCCGTTTACCCTTCGACCCTTCGGCAAGCTCAGGGTTCAGGGCGAACGGAGCGTGTATTGAATTTATTCGTATTTATCCGTTCGTGGTGAGCCTGTCGAACCACAAAAAGACTTTTTCAACAACCTGTTAGAGGAGAGTGAACGGTAACAGCGAATCAACCTGAAGGGAGGCCATCAAAAGCCGCCCTTAAACGCAGATTTCTTTTCATTCCCGCGTGATGCTCTCTCATAGTTCTCCATATAATTATTTTCAACGCGTTCAATTCGGGGCGCTTTCCGCAGCAAGCAGTCGAAATAACAGATCCGGATTGTCCGCTCCAAAAATCTCGGGCTGATACCGGGACCAAAGCTTAAGAGACCCTTCCCGATCACCCTGTCTCAGGTGCCCCATCATCCCGGACAATACCACATATTTTAAGGCGTCCGGAGGCAGTCGTTGTCCGCTCTCCAACATGGTTTGAGCCGCACGCGCCATTCCCGTCGCATCTCGTTTACCCACCGCCTTAAATAACGCGATCCAGTTCCTCTTTTCTGTTGAAAGCGATCGGGCGCAGGGGGCCGAGTCCAACCTTTTCCAAACCACATCCAATTCGTGCGGCCTCAGATAAGAGGACATGATGATAAATGTATCGAAGAGACTTTTCATTCCAGCGTCTTCTCCTGACAGGGATCGACAATCATAAAATATCTGTCTAAGCTGGAGAGCCAGTCGCTTTGTGTCCATTGAGACATTTCCATATCGTGAATCAAATCTTCCCTCTAAAATAAAATCTCTCGCCATCATAGCTTCGTAGGCGGATTTCGTTTCGAAAAAAGAGCCGGACGGCGTAATATCGGTCGCCCCCCTGTCAGGAGCAGACCCTGTCAACATTTCCAAAGACGGCAGCGGCATATGAGCGATTCTCACGAAATCGCTTGCATTGGTTTGGAAGAACCGGGCGCGGACCGCATTTTGATCAAGAACAGGGTTATAATCTGAATTTGCGCGTATGGAAAACGATTCCATAAGTTTACGTAAGATTTTTTTATTTCCTACCTTTCGGATTT
Above is a genomic segment from Nitrospirota bacterium containing:
- a CDS encoding UPF0175 family protein codes for the protein MFMLWEVEELKKVGELQPELVDMALTNLWKENPQLHKAVVMNAYLDAKINLGKAAEILGLTRIELEREMMEKGIPIRRLSTDDINAEVEAAKR
- a CDS encoding nodulation protein NfeD, with the translated sequence MRIKTRHAVFIALILIIAGSFVLTVAADTKKTKKITKPTPPAAASIPSARKIHLIEIDAPITPVVAEYIIKSIDRASKAGAEALIIQLNTPGGLVDSTQQIVMKMMASEVPTVVYVAPSGGRAASAGVFITLAANIAAMAPTTHIGAAHPVQMQGKMDETMEKKAVNDLAAMMRGIAEKRGRNAKWAEDAVRQSVSITETEALKNKVIDFVAPDIASLVKAMDNKTVDVVIGKKTLKTAGAEVVTMKMGFRDKLLGIISNPNIAYILMILGFYGLYFELSNPGAIFPGVAGAICLILAFYALQTLPINYAGLMLIIFAIALFIAEAFITSHGVLGVGGTIAMLLGSVMLIDSLAPALQISWAVIIPVVAMSAILFIVTVTVAVRVHREKTDTGQEGLIGKQAEARSDLNPTGQVFVRGENWNARSNGSVQKGEKVNIVGIDGLTLIVKKAESSEK
- a CDS encoding slipin family protein; protein product: MQVYGLGFMIFIFLGGFFLFNTLKILKQYERGLIFTLGKVSLEHGVKGPGLIVLIPGIQKMVRVSLRTVTMDVPSQDVITKDNVTVKVNAVVYFRVIDPRKAIVEVEDFYYATSLIAQTTLRSILGQNSLDDLLSNREAINIELQKVIDEQTEPWGVKVSTVEVKNVDLPAEMQRAIAIQAQAERERRAKIIHAEGELQASAKLGEAAAVISKNPIALQLRYLQTLTEIGTEKNTTIIFPLPIDIFTAFQKLVDKKD